The Arabidopsis thaliana chromosome 5, partial sequence genomic interval TTCAATAGCTAGAAATATAAGCATAAATGAGGTACATTGATaagaaaaccacaaaattCAACTTCGAATTCTGAatcatatcatcatcaatgaaatcaaaatagaaaactagaaaagaagaagaaaaaaccataCGTTAAGATCAATCTACGTTCTCCATGACATCTTCGGCTGAAAACTTGGTTCCCTTCTCCTTATCGGCGGCGGCGCGTCCATTAGCCTTACGCTCCAAAAGCGACTTCCTATCCTTATCGAGACGGAGCTTAGTGATCATCACATTCGAAGCATTGACTCCGACGTTGACCGTGGATCCGTTGACTTTCTCCCTTGTGATTCTCTCGATGTGAATCACCCACTTGCGGCGATACACCTGCATCACCTTCCCTTCTCTTCCCTTGAACGTCCCACGAACAACTTGCACTTCGTCGTCTTTACGAATCGGCATGGATCTGACGTTGTGTTTGTTACGGAGATCCTTGGATAACGGCGAGCTCATGAGAACGCGCCTCACGCTTGAAGGAGCTGTGAAGTGAGCCTTCCTGTTCTTCCGGCGAGAAGAGCTCACACGCGGATTGAACTTCATCGCCGCTGAATTTGTgaagaaattagggtttttttgtGCTGAAGAGGTGGAGCGTTGTGTGCATGAGTTTATATATGAGATATTAAAAGTTACTTAAACGCTGCCGTTTCTCACAgtgagaattagggttttgaaggTTTCTGGGTCAGATGGGCTTTGATAAGTTTTATATGGGCTTTCAAACCATTAAAATGGACCAATCTAACCTTGAGAAATATAATGGGCTTATTAGATTGTTGTCAACTTCTAAGTTAAGTGTTGTACTCAATTCTAAAACCAAACGCATTAAAGAGtttgtattctttttaattttgttctctcCAAAACAATGTGTTGGGTTCTTGAGAAGACTGACtgttattgattattttttttgtataattaaaaaataaggCTGCTTGAAATAGTAATGGTTACAATCTTGAATATTTGGTTATTTGGTTACAATCTTGAATAAGGCTTTTTGTATATTTGGTTACAATcttgaatataaaatatatctttcaatgaaaaaaaaaataaaaaaaatagtaatggTTACTGACTAAGTTGGAGATAAggaaatcatcaaatcataaaaGATCCATTTAGGTTAGAAATAAATACACACTTATTGAATATCATTTGATAAGGCTTATCTCAAACTAATAAAACAAGAATCGAGATTCGAGAATCTCACTAAACAAATAGATTAGGTGAATCCGACAAAAGCCAATGATGCCGTCACGCTCATAAAACTCGGATTCCACAAGCCCAAAATAGAcaacatgttttattttattatttgtttaccgacttaaaatattaatttaagatcgttaaaaaacaaactctaCAAGTTTTTGATTTCAGAGTCCACCGTTGAGCCTGTTCAATTAAATCGTTGAATCTCGCGGTGCGTTTTACTTTGATTctttcgaattttttttatatggatGTTGCCGCGATGGCGAGATGTGTGGGAAGGTGCTACGTTTCGCCGGCGTTCGGTGAGTCTGAATCGCACCGGTTATCGGAGCGGCGGTTTCTGAAATTGTCTAGCTCCACGAATTCGGATCCCGCCGGTAGTAAAAGTTTGAAGCTTCGCGGGAAAATTCATCGGAGAATGAGCTACTTCCGTCCGATCATGGCAAAAGATGAATCCATTTCATCGCGGTCCGGTAATAATCACGTAATTCCGTTCTGGTTCATCTCTAATCCTAGTTTGGGTTCCTATGATTCGTTTTTAACATTTGGGTTCCTGAGACCAGAAATTTCCATAGTTTTAGCATAAAGTTTGGACCTTAGTAGACAGATCAATGATGTATATCTGAATAGATCTAATCTCAGATAATCTAACCAGGTGAAACGAAGCAAATCAATGGAAAGCAAAAGAACATTGTCTGGCATGATTGTCCCGTTACTAAATCCGACAGGCAAGAATTAATTAAGCAAAAGGGATGTGTGATTTGGATTACTGGCTTAAGTGGTTCAGGTTTGGTCCTTTGTTTCTGAATTGATCTCTAACTACATCTTGTTATGTTTCTACTGGATTCTTTCAAATATTCTCGTATTTTTTCAGGTAAAAGTAGTCTGGCATGTGCTCTTAGTCGAGCTTTGCACAATCGTGGAAAGCTTTCGTATATACTTGATGGTGACAATGTTCGACATGGTTTAAACAGCGATCTTAGTTTCGAAGCAGATGATCGAGCTGAAAACATTCGAAGAGTTGGTGAAGTGGCTAAACTGTTTGCAGATTCTGGTATTATCTGTATTGCAAGTTTAATATCTCCTTACCGGATAGAACGAGCTGCCTGCCGTGCATTATTACCACAAGGAGATTTCATTGAGGTTTCTCCAAGTTCATGAATTTGAATCCCAGTCTCAACATCAATCTGACTTTCTCTTGGTTCTCTTGATAGGTATTTATGGATGTGCCACTCCATGTTTGTGAAGCTAGAGATCCAAAGGGCTTATACAAACGTGCACGCGCTGGTAAAATCAAAGGTAACTTTGCTTTTTCTCTGCATCTGTTTTCAACTTAACCCATGTTCTACtgattttcattaattatataacCTTCTTGATCTATCCATTTgattatatgtaaatatattgtTCCCCAAAACATTTCTTCTCCAGGTTTTACAGGAGTAGATGATCCATATGAAGCGCCTTTGGATTGCGAGGTTCATATAATAtccaatttttgttatataagttGGAATCTAGCTCATCTCCGAACTTGAATCTAATGTTGTGTTTCCGACTACTCTTTGCAGATTGTAATACAAAACAGTAGAGACAAGgggctttcttcttcatcttcatcttcatcttcaccttcatcttcgtcttcttctctgtgtGAAATGGCAGATATTGTTGTGTCGTACTTGGACCAAAATGGATACCTGAAGAAACACTCCACAAAATCACGTAATTGTATGTAAATGTAATATTAATATCATTGTTGTAACGTTTCTTAAACCTATTTTACCTATGGACGATTAAATTGTGAAAACATAAATGTAATTCACAATCTGCAAAGAGTTGGTAAGAAAAActtgtttgattgattgagAGAATGAGATTATTATATGGCCGCCAAGTTGGCGCCAACTCTCCGGCTTTTTAAGTAATCGAGCATTTGGGCCTAAAAATATACGGCCCAGTGTTAACAAAACAGGCCTTTTTAATATCCGGGTCGGACTCTATTAAGGCCGGATCTGGTTCTACGGCGGCGACTCCTCCTCCTGactataacaaaaacaaaacgcGGTGGGGAGGGCGGTAGTATCAGACAGATCGAAAATCGCAACGGTTAAGATTCCAGCTACTGAAATCTATCAACGTCGAAGAAGTGAACGATGGGGAAGAAACAACACAGCAAAGATCGGATGTTCATAACGAAGACGGAGTGGGCAACAGAATGGGGAGGCGCTAAATCCAAAGAGAATCGAACTCCTTTCAAGAGTCTTCCTTACTATTGCTGCGCGTATGTTTCTTCCACGATTCCACTACTTTCAAATTGGGTTTCAATCTCTCCTAATTTCAATCTGTTTGTTCTGATTCAGGCTTACGTTTTTGCCATTCGAAGATCCTGTGTGTACAATCGACGGGAGTGTTTTCGAGATAACGTGAGTAGTTTGTTTCATAGTGATTTAAGCTTTTACTTAAGGCATTAAGGGAGCTTAATTATTGACTTTTGGGAATTTGCAGAACAATAGTGCCTTACATTAGGAAATTTGGAAAACATCCTGTTACTGGAGCTCCATTGAAAGGAGAAGATCTAATTCCTCTCATCTTTCACAAGAACTCTGAAggttctcttctttcttctctctttaccTATGTTATCTGATGCCTTGTGATTTCTCTCATCTTTGATATGT includes:
- a CDS encoding Translation protein SH3-like family protein (Translation protein SH3-like family protein; FUNCTIONS IN: structural constituent of ribosome, protein binding; INVOLVED IN: translation; LOCATED IN: cytosolic ribosome, cytosolic large ribosomal subunit, large ribosomal subunit; EXPRESSED IN: 23 plant structures; EXPRESSED DURING: 13 growth stages; CONTAINS InterPro DOMAIN/s: Translation protein SH3-like (InterPro:IPR008991), Ribosomal protein L26, eukaryotic/archaeal (InterPro:IPR005756), Ribosomal protein L24, SH3-like (InterPro:IPR014723), Ribosomal protein L24/L26, conserved site (InterPro:IPR005825), KOW (InterPro:IPR005824); BEST Arabidopsis thaliana protein match is: Translation protein SH3-like family protein (TAIR:AT3G49910.1); Has 1807 Blast hits to 1807 proteins in 277 species: Archae - 0; Bacteria - 0; Metazoa - 736; Fungi - 347; Plants - 385; Viruses - 0; Other Eukaryotes - 339 (source: NCBI BLink).), which produces MKFNPRVSSSRRKNRKAHFTAPSSVRRVLMSSPLSKDLRNKHNVRSMPIRKDDEVQVVRGTFKGREGKVMQVYRRKWVIHIERITREKVNGSTVNVGVNASNVMITKLRLDKDRKSLLERKANGRAAADKEKGTKFSAEDVMENVD
- the APK4 gene encoding adenosine-5'-phosphosulfate (APS) kinase 4, whose amino-acid sequence is MDVAAMARCVGRCYVSPAFGESESHRLSERRFLKLSSSTNSDPAGSKSLKLRGKIHRRMSYFRPIMAKDESISSRSGETKQINGKQKNIVWHDCPVTKSDRQELIKQKGCVIWITGLSGSGKSSLACALSRALHNRGKLSYILDGDNVRHGLNSDLSFEADDRAENIRRVGEVAKLFADSGIICIASLISPYRIERAACRALLPQGDFIEVFMDVPLHVCEARDPKGLYKRARAGKIKGNFAFSLHLFST
- the APK4 gene encoding adenosine-5'-phosphosulfate (APS) kinase 4 (adenosine-5'-phosphosulfate (APS) kinase 4 (APK4); FUNCTIONS IN: kinase activity, transferase activity, transferring phosphorus-containing groups, ATP binding; INVOLVED IN: male gamete generation, sulfate assimilation; LOCATED IN: chloroplast, plastid; EXPRESSED IN: 18 plant structures; EXPRESSED DURING: L mature pollen stage, M germinated pollen stage, 4 anthesis, petal differentiation and expansion stage, E expanded cotyledon stage; CONTAINS InterPro DOMAIN/s: Adenylylsulphate kinase, C-terminal (InterPro:IPR002891); BEST Arabidopsis thaliana protein match is: APS kinase (TAIR:AT2G14750.1); Has 30201 Blast hits to 17322 proteins in 780 species: Archae - 12; Bacteria - 1396; Metazoa - 17338; Fungi - 3422; Plants - 5037; Viruses - 0; Other Eukaryotes - 2996 (source: NCBI BLink).), with the translated sequence MDVAAMARCVGRCYVSPAFGESESHRLSERRFLKLSSSTNSDPAGSKSLKLRGKIHRRMSYFRPIMAKDESISSRSGETKQINGKQKNIVWHDCPVTKSDRQELIKQKGCVIWITGLSGSGKSSLACALSRALHNRGKLSYILDGDNVRHGLNSDLSFEADDRAENIRRVGEVAKLFADSGIICIASLISPYRIERAACRALLPQGDFIEVFMDVPLHVCEARDPKGLYKRARAGKIKGFTGVDDPYEAPLDCEIVIQNSRDKGLSSSSSSSSSPSSSSSSLCEMADIVVSYLDQNGYLKKHSTKSRNCM